One window from the genome of Hyperolius riggenbachi isolate aHypRig1 chromosome 6, aHypRig1.pri, whole genome shotgun sequence encodes:
- the IER5 gene encoding immediate early response gene 5 protein: protein MHRDAAAEPELHPGLGFRLEAHRIVSISLGKIYHSRVQRGGIKLHKNLMVSLVLRSAQQVYLSQAAEELHAEYPLYAGPESCSCPEQQQQEAAAEIRDNRTCCCSAPRSCRALPRGVPCCSCQTHPGCPLAESQTDCSTTTSSTPDPPSPCCRKRSGGSAPEGPAMKRARREQREQEVPEPAEEAEEDMETENVANLISIFGSSFSGLLTKEPGAEEGEVPTQEVQELDSAAPAGQSCSEPAISSNITPWSTAIEAF, encoded by the coding sequence ATGCACCGTGACGCAGCAGCCGAGCCGGAGCTCCATCCCGGCCTGGGCTTCCGCCTGGAGGCGCACCGCATCGTCAGCATCTCGCTGGGGAAGATCTACCATTCCCGGGTGCAGCGCGGCGGCATCAAGCTGCATAAGAACCTGATGGTGTCCCTGGTGCTGCGGAGTGCTCAGCAGGTGTACCTGAGCCAGGCAGCCGAGGAGCTTCACGCTGAGTACCCGCTGTATGCGGGGCCTGAGAGCTGCTCctgtccagagcagcagcagcaggaggcggCTGCGGAGATCAGAGACAATCGGACCTGCTGCTGCTCCGCGCCCAGGTCGTGCAGAGCCCTCCCCCGCGGAGTCCCATGCTGTTCCTGCCAGACTCATCCCGGCTGCCCGCTGGCAGAATCCCAAACAGACTGTTCCACCACCACCAGTAGCACCCCAGATCCCCCCAGCCCGTGCTGCCGGAAGAGAAGCGGGGGCAGCGCGCCGGAGGGGCCAGCTATGAAGCGAGCCAGGCGGGAGCAGAGAGAGCAAGAGGTGCCTGAGCCAgcagaggaagcggaggaggacATGGAGACGGAGAATGTGGCCAACCTTATTAGCATCTTTGGCTCCAGCTTTTCAGGACTCCTCACCAAGGAGCCAGGGGCAGAGGAGGGCGAGGTGCCCACCCAGGAGGTGCAggagctggactctgctgcccctgcaGGGCAAAGCTGCAgcgagcccgccatcagctccaaTATCACGCCATGGAGCACGGCCATAGAGGCATTTTGA